The following proteins are co-located in the Haloarcula rubripromontorii genome:
- a CDS encoding HAD family hydrolase: MTTTICFDLDDTVVHYPEPYENVIQRTVEAHGIEYTDELRAVSKEVFYTAFEALEPDPYRQSMAAVAEAAGADVDLNALVETLKQTEFASTTVPDTARDSLTALAADNQLAIVTNGIRERQVAKLDHHGLTDLFDLVVASYEVGAHKPDSAPFDRVREELPADEYVMVGNEYETDVEGARNAGFVPIHYESGDDGGPDLWDSIDALV, translated from the coding sequence ATGACGACAACCATCTGTTTCGACCTCGACGACACGGTCGTCCACTATCCGGAGCCCTACGAGAACGTCATCCAGAGGACCGTCGAAGCCCATGGTATCGAGTACACCGACGAGCTTCGAGCCGTTAGCAAAGAGGTGTTTTACACGGCCTTCGAGGCGCTGGAGCCGGACCCGTACCGCCAGTCGATGGCTGCCGTCGCCGAGGCGGCCGGGGCAGATGTCGACCTCAATGCGCTGGTCGAGACGCTCAAGCAGACCGAGTTCGCGTCAACGACCGTCCCCGACACAGCCCGGGACAGCCTGACCGCACTTGCCGCCGACAATCAGCTCGCGATTGTCACCAACGGTATCCGGGAGCGACAGGTCGCCAAGCTCGACCACCACGGACTGACCGACCTGTTCGACCTTGTTGTCGCCTCCTACGAGGTCGGCGCACACAAGCCCGACAGCGCGCCGTTCGACCGGGTCCGGGAGGAGCTACCGGCTGACGAGTACGTGATGGTCGGCAACGAGTACGAAACCGATGTCGAGGGTGCACGTAACGCGGGCTTCGTCCCGATTCACTACGAGTCGGGCGATGACGGCGGGCCGGACCTCTGGGATTCTATCGACGCGCTGGTGTAG